In one Pseudomonas sp. R84 genomic region, the following are encoded:
- a CDS encoding UDP-glucose/GDP-mannose dehydrogenase family protein, with protein MRISIFGLGYVGAVCAGCLSARGHDVVGVDVAKDKIDMINAGKSPIVEPGLGELLQQGIQTGRLRGTTNFAEAIRDTDLSMICVGTPSKKNGDLELNYIEAVCREIGFVLREKTTRHTIVVRSTVLPGTVANVVIPILEDCSGKKAGVDFGVAVNPEFLRESTAIADYDLPPMTVIGEFDKASGDVLQSLYEELDAPIIRKDIAVAEMIKYTCNVWHATKVTFANEIGNIAKAVGVDGREVMEVVCQDKTLNLSQYYMRPGFAFGGSCLPKDVRALTYRAGSLDVEAPLLNSLMRSNESQVQNAFDIVESHDKRKVALLGLSFKAGTDDLRESPLVELAEMLIGKGYDLSIYDSNVEYARVHGANKDYIESKIPHVSSLLNADFDSVIDNSDVIILGNRDEKFRALAQQAPHGKQVIDLVGFMAKATDAGTRTEGICW; from the coding sequence ATGCGCATCAGCATATTTGGTTTGGGTTACGTTGGCGCAGTATGTGCCGGTTGCCTGTCTGCTCGGGGCCATGACGTGGTTGGCGTCGATGTTGCCAAAGACAAGATCGACATGATCAACGCCGGCAAGTCGCCGATTGTTGAACCGGGTCTTGGTGAACTTCTGCAACAGGGTATCCAGACCGGTCGTCTGCGTGGCACGACCAACTTCGCCGAGGCGATTCGTGACACTGACCTGTCGATGATCTGCGTTGGCACACCGAGCAAGAAGAACGGTGACCTCGAACTGAACTACATCGAAGCCGTGTGCCGCGAGATCGGTTTTGTTCTGCGTGAAAAAACCACCCGCCATACCATCGTCGTACGCAGCACCGTACTACCGGGCACGGTTGCCAACGTGGTGATCCCGATTCTCGAAGATTGCTCGGGCAAGAAGGCCGGCGTCGACTTCGGCGTTGCGGTCAACCCTGAGTTCCTGCGTGAATCCACCGCTATCGCCGACTACGACCTGCCACCGATGACCGTCATCGGCGAGTTCGACAAGGCCTCGGGCGACGTTCTGCAGTCGCTTTACGAAGAACTCGACGCACCGATCATCCGCAAGGACATCGCCGTTGCCGAGATGATCAAGTACACCTGCAACGTCTGGCACGCGACCAAAGTGACCTTCGCCAACGAGATCGGCAACATCGCCAAAGCGGTCGGCGTAGATGGCCGTGAAGTGATGGAAGTGGTCTGCCAGGACAAGACCCTCAACCTCTCCCAGTACTACATGCGCCCGGGCTTCGCCTTCGGCGGTTCGTGCCTGCCGAAAGACGTGCGCGCTCTGACCTACCGCGCCGGCTCGCTGGACGTCGAAGCGCCGCTGCTCAACTCGCTGATGCGCAGCAACGAATCGCAAGTGCAGAACGCCTTCGACATCGTTGAAAGCCACGACAAACGCAAAGTCGCCCTGCTCGGCCTGAGCTTCAAGGCCGGCACCGACGACCTGCGCGAAAGCCCGCTGGTGGAACTGGCCGAGATGCTGATCGGCAAGGGTTACGACCTGAGCATCTACGACAGCAACGTCGAGTACGCCCGTGTTCACGGCGCGAACAAGGACTACATCGAGTCGAAGATCCCCCACGTTTCGTCGCTGCTCAACGCGGACTTCGATTCGGTGATCGACAACTCCGACGTGATCATCCTCGGCAACCGCGACGAGAAATTCCGCGCACTGGCCCAGCAAGCACCGCACGGCAAACAGGTCATCGACCTGGTCGGCTTCATGGCCAAAGCCACCGACGCCGGTACGCGCACCGAGGGTATCTGCTGGTAA
- the algK gene encoding alginate biosynthesis TPR repeat lipoprotein AlgK, with protein sequence MTTPPILKTPRSLWELACRRLDQRGVSDVPRRLNREQAHSYMGTVCALALAVSLAGCAGLPDQRLANEALKRGDTATAAQNYQQLADLGYSEAQVGLADIQVDSRDPAQMKQAEATYRAAASVSPRAQARLGRLLVAKPGSTEAEHHEAETLLKKAAANGEGNTLIPLAMLYLQYPHSFPNINAQRQIDQWRKSGYPEAGLAQVLLYRTQGTYDQHLDDVEKICKAALNTTDICYVELATVYQKRAQPEQQAELIKQMQAGYSRGTVTAQRVDSVARVLADSTLGKPDEKTAQSLLEPIAPGYPASWVTLAQLLYDYPELGDVDQMMKYLDNGRAADQPRAELLLGKLYYEGKMVPADAKVAEEHFQKAVGREVAADYYLGQIYRRGYLGKVYPQKALDHLLTAARNGQNSADFAIAQLFSQGKGTKPDPLNAYVFSQLAKAQNTPQADELATTLAAQLPPERLAEAQRLLQQEQASRGALNPNTLQLHALQEEDGEEKL encoded by the coding sequence GTGACTACTCCACCCATCCTGAAAACACCGCGATCCCTGTGGGAGCTGGCCTGCCGGCGATTGGATCAGCGCGGTGTGTCTGATGTACCGCGCCGCCTGAATCGCGAGCAGGCTCACTCCTACATGGGAACAGTGTGTGCCTTGGCATTGGCGGTCAGTCTGGCCGGTTGCGCCGGCCTGCCCGATCAGCGTCTGGCCAACGAAGCGCTGAAGCGGGGCGATACCGCCACCGCCGCGCAGAATTATCAGCAACTGGCCGATCTGGGTTACAGCGAAGCGCAAGTCGGTCTTGCCGATATCCAGGTCGACAGCCGCGACCCGGCGCAAATGAAACAGGCCGAGGCGACTTACCGCGCCGCTGCCAGTGTTTCGCCGCGTGCACAGGCGCGTCTCGGCCGTTTGCTGGTGGCCAAGCCGGGCTCCACCGAAGCCGAGCACCACGAAGCCGAAACCCTGCTGAAAAAAGCCGCCGCCAATGGCGAAGGCAACACGTTGATCCCGCTGGCGATGCTCTACCTGCAATACCCGCACAGTTTCCCGAATATCAACGCGCAGCGGCAGATCGATCAATGGCGCAAATCCGGCTACCCGGAAGCCGGTCTGGCGCAGGTGCTGCTGTATCGCACCCAAGGCACCTACGATCAGCACCTGGATGACGTGGAAAAGATCTGCAAAGCCGCGCTCAACACCACCGACATCTGCTACGTCGAACTGGCCACCGTTTACCAGAAACGCGCCCAGCCTGAGCAACAAGCCGAGCTGATCAAGCAAATGCAGGCCGGTTACAGCCGTGGCACCGTCACCGCGCAGCGCGTCGATTCCGTGGCCCGTGTACTGGCCGATTCGACCCTCGGCAAGCCCGACGAGAAAACCGCGCAGTCGCTGCTCGAGCCGATCGCTCCGGGCTACCCGGCGTCGTGGGTGACCCTCGCGCAACTGCTCTACGACTACCCGGAACTGGGCGACGTCGACCAGATGATGAAATACCTCGACAACGGCCGCGCCGCCGACCAGCCGCGCGCCGAACTGTTGCTGGGCAAGCTCTACTACGAAGGCAAAATGGTCCCGGCCGACGCCAAAGTCGCCGAAGAACATTTCCAGAAAGCCGTTGGCCGCGAAGTCGCCGCCGACTACTACCTCGGCCAGATCTATCGCCGTGGCTACCTCGGCAAGGTCTATCCGCAAAAGGCTCTCGACCACTTGCTGACCGCCGCGCGCAACGGCCAGAACAGCGCCGACTTCGCCATCGCGCAACTGTTCTCCCAAGGCAAGGGCACTAAACCCGACCCGCTCAACGCCTACGTGTTCAGCCAATTGGCCAAGGCGCAAAACACTCCGCAAGCCGATGAGCTGGCGACCACCCTCGCCGCGCAATTGCCGCCCGAGCGACTGGCCGAAGCGCAACGTCTGCTGCAACAAGAGCAAGCCAGCCGTGGCGCTCTGAACCCGAACACGCTGCAACTGCACGCCCTGCAAGAAGAAGACGGCGAGGAAAAATTATGA
- a CDS encoding alginate biosynthesis protein Alg44 has protein sequence MNTAVNANVVHESEAQRQHARVKIPAKLRFFGPDRTPVEARVIDLSAGGLAFNAGQMPLTIGEVYKARLQFVIDNLGLAMDVELQVRSYDRQTGRVGCQFQNLEQQDISTLRHLITSHLAGDIVSIGEVLATLQRDNFTKARKVKDGGSGMTPFGRLKAVTFSAGIFAVGLVAAGFIFKSVYGMYFVSHAQAGLVSVPGMNITMPRDGTVQSLVKSDGVAAKGAPLATFSTSMLDVLKGHLEEDQLSPAKVEELFGKQMTGTLTSPCDCTVAQQLVADGQYASKGDVIFQLVPRNTQATVDARFSYRQFGDVRPGTPVSFQIAGEDKTRTGKIVSSTSLKSADLSSDIRVQIQPDEPLDSSLAGRPVEVNSDRGPNLNWLIDKAMAAGL, from the coding sequence ATGAATACCGCCGTCAACGCCAACGTAGTGCATGAATCCGAAGCCCAGCGCCAACACGCCCGCGTGAAAATCCCGGCCAAACTGCGCTTCTTCGGTCCTGACCGGACGCCGGTCGAAGCGCGGGTCATCGACCTTTCCGCCGGTGGTCTGGCGTTCAACGCCGGGCAAATGCCACTGACCATCGGCGAGGTGTACAAGGCGCGCCTGCAATTCGTCATCGACAACCTCGGCCTGGCCATGGACGTTGAACTGCAAGTGCGCTCCTACGACCGCCAGACCGGCCGCGTCGGCTGCCAGTTCCAGAACCTCGAGCAGCAGGACATTTCCACCCTGCGCCACTTGATCACTTCGCACCTGGCCGGCGACATCGTCAGCATCGGCGAAGTGCTGGCGACCCTGCAGCGCGACAACTTCACCAAAGCGCGCAAGGTCAAGGACGGCGGCTCCGGCATGACCCCGTTCGGGCGCCTGAAAGCGGTAACGTTCAGCGCCGGTATCTTTGCGGTCGGCCTGGTCGCGGCGGGGTTCATTTTCAAATCGGTGTATGGCATGTACTTCGTCAGCCACGCGCAGGCCGGTCTGGTCAGCGTGCCGGGGATGAACATCACCATGCCGCGCGACGGCACCGTGCAGAGCCTGGTCAAGTCCGACGGCGTTGCGGCCAAAGGCGCGCCACTGGCGACCTTCAGCACCAGCATGCTCGACGTGCTCAAGGGCCATCTGGAAGAAGATCAATTGTCCCCGGCCAAGGTTGAAGAACTGTTCGGCAAGCAAATGACCGGCACCCTGACCTCGCCATGCGATTGCACCGTGGCCCAGCAACTGGTGGCTGACGGTCAATACGCGAGCAAGGGCGATGTGATCTTCCAACTGGTGCCGCGCAACACCCAAGCCACCGTCGATGCGCGCTTCTCCTATCGCCAGTTCGGTGACGTGCGTCCGGGTACTCCGGTGAGCTTCCAGATCGCCGGCGAAGACAAGACCCGCACCGGCAAGATCGTCAGCAGCACCAGCCTGAAAAGCGCCGACCTGTCCTCCGATATCCGCGTACAGATCCAGCCTGACGAGCCGCTCGACAGCAGCCTCGCCGGCCGCCCGGTGGAAGTGAACAGCGATCGTGGCCCGAACCTGAACTGGCTGATCGACAAAGCCATGGCTGCCGGTCTTTAA
- the alg8 gene encoding mannuronan synthase: MSKLKHFFLQSAGWLFYLSLLMGLALMLPTSTFDSESKDFIFLIGAVGIWRYSMGATHFVRGMIFLYIVYPHLRRKVRKLGKAADPSHVFLMVTSFRIDALTTAQVYSSVIREAIDCELPTTVVCSIVEMSDELLVKALWARMNPPDRVKLDFVRIPGTGKRDGLAYGFRAISRHLPDDRAVVAVIDGDTVLGEGTVRKTVPWFQLFGNVGGLTTNEFCEVRGGYIMSEWHKLRFAQRHINMCSMALSKRVLTMTGRMSVFRATVVTNPEFIADVESDSLQHWRLGRFKFLTGDDKSSWFSLMRLGYDTFYVPDAAINTVEHPPEKSFIKASRKLMFRWYGNNLRQNSRALGLGVKRLGAFTSVVLFDQRVSMWTSLLGLTVALIASFKYGTAFILVYLLWIGITRLILTLLLSCSGHRIGPAYPAILYYNQIVGALVKIYVFFRLDQQSWTRQPTSLTRDLASFQRWFNTWSSRTMTFSAGSIFVAVLLMMV; this comes from the coding sequence ATGAGCAAGCTCAAACATTTTTTTCTGCAATCAGCCGGCTGGCTTTTTTATCTCAGTCTGCTGATGGGCCTGGCCTTGATGCTGCCCACGTCCACATTCGACTCCGAGTCGAAGGACTTCATTTTCCTGATTGGCGCCGTGGGTATCTGGCGCTACTCGATGGGTGCAACGCACTTTGTGCGCGGCATGATTTTCCTCTACATCGTTTACCCGCACCTGCGCCGCAAAGTGCGCAAGCTGGGCAAGGCGGCGGACCCGTCGCATGTGTTCCTGATGGTCACCAGTTTCCGTATTGACGCGCTCACCACTGCGCAGGTCTACAGCTCGGTGATCCGCGAAGCCATCGACTGCGAACTGCCGACCACCGTGGTCTGCTCGATCGTCGAAATGTCCGACGAGCTGCTGGTCAAGGCGCTGTGGGCGCGGATGAATCCGCCAGATCGCGTCAAGCTCGACTTCGTGCGCATTCCCGGCACCGGCAAACGCGATGGCCTGGCCTATGGTTTCCGCGCGATCTCCCGTCACCTGCCGGACGACCGCGCCGTGGTGGCCGTGATCGATGGCGACACCGTGCTCGGCGAAGGCACCGTGCGCAAGACCGTGCCGTGGTTTCAGCTGTTCGGCAACGTCGGCGGCCTGACCACCAACGAGTTCTGCGAAGTACGCGGCGGCTACATCATGAGCGAATGGCACAAGCTGCGTTTCGCCCAGCGCCACATCAACATGTGCTCGATGGCCCTGTCCAAACGCGTGCTGACCATGACCGGTCGTATGTCGGTGTTCCGCGCCACCGTGGTGACCAACCCGGAATTCATTGCCGACGTCGAAAGCGACTCGCTGCAACACTGGCGTCTGGGCCGCTTCAAGTTTTTGACCGGCGACGACAAGTCGAGCTGGTTCAGCCTCATGCGCCTGGGTTACGACACCTTCTACGTGCCTGACGCGGCGATCAACACCGTTGAGCATCCGCCGGAAAAGAGCTTTATCAAGGCCAGCCGCAAACTGATGTTCCGCTGGTACGGCAACAACCTGCGCCAGAACTCGCGAGCGCTGGGCCTGGGTGTGAAACGCCTCGGCGCCTTCACCTCGGTGGTGCTGTTCGATCAGCGCGTGTCGATGTGGACATCCCTGCTCGGTCTGACCGTGGCGCTCATCGCCAGCTTCAAATACGGCACCGCGTTCATCCTCGTTTACCTGCTGTGGATCGGCATCACCCGCCTGATCCTGACGTTGCTGTTGTCATGCTCCGGTCACCGCATCGGCCCGGCTTACCCGGCGATTCTTTATTACAACCAGATCGTTGGCGCACTGGTGAAGATCTACGTGTTCTTCCGCCTTGACCAACAATCCTGGACTCGCCAACCCACATCCCTGACCCGTGATCTCGCCAGCTTTCAACGTTGGTTCAACACCTGGTCGTCTCGGACCATGACCTTCTCCGCCGGCAGCATTTTCGTCGCCGTGCTGCTGATGATGGTCTGA